In Lactococcus protaetiae, the genomic window AGTGCTGACAGAGCAAAATAAACAACTTATTGAAGCTTTTGTTAGAGTGCTAGATTACCCACGAAAAGAGCGCAGACATATTTTAAACCAATACAACTTACGGAAGAATAAAAAGTATCATACCTACATTTTCCGTGCGCTTCTCATCACAAAATTTGCATACAAAGGAAAAAATAAATGAATTTCTTCAGTCGCAGAAATCAAATTCTGCTCAAAGAACTCGTCAAAACAGATTTTAAGCTTAGATATCAAGGGAGTGCAATAGGATATCTTTGGTCAGTTCTAAAACCAATTTTACTCTTTGTAATCATGTATCTTGTCTTTGTAAAATTTATGCGATTTGGTGCAAGCGTACCTCATTTTGCTGTTGCGTTACTTTTAGGGATTACCATTTGGAATTTCTTTGGTGAAGCAACAGGAGTAGGAATGTTATCTATTGTTAGTAGGGTAGATTTATTACGTAAGGTAAATTTCTCAAAACCTGTTGTGATATTTTCCGTTGTTCTAAATGCTTTGATTAATCTTGTTATCTCACTTGTTGTTGTTTTTGGGTTTGCAATTATTAACGGTGTTCCATTCAGTTGGAATATCATTTTTGTTGTTCCTCTTCTCATTGAATTGATACTTTTCACAACAGGTCTCACTTTTATACTATCAACTCTATTTGTTTATTTCCGTGACCTTGGTCCAATCTGGGAAGTGGTAATGCAAGCAGGATTTTACGGTACGCCGATTATCTATCCGATTACACAGATTTCTACC contains:
- a CDS encoding ABC transporter permease, coding for MNFFSRRNQILLKELVKTDFKLRYQGSAIGYLWSVLKPILLFVIMYLVFVKFMRFGASVPHFAVALLLGITIWNFFGEATGVGMLSIVSRVDLLRKVNFSKPVVIFSVVLNALINLVISLVVVFGFAIINGVPFSWNIIFVVPLLIELILFTTGLTFILSTLFVYFRDLGPIWEVVMQAGFYGTPIIYPITQISTNHLFIAKLLMLNPMAQIIQDLRYILTFSNNTNPTLWQLWDKPWVIIIPYLLPILIFILGYWVFTSHAHKFAEII